The segment GATAGCGAATATACTTATACAAAATGTTATTCGGTGTATATAACATAATAGACTCCACATATAAGTCATGCTAGCAAAATCATGGAAAATATATCATCCATCTATGGCAAAATAATGTAAATCTTTGAATTCATCATCCCAAAATGTAAAAGAAAAGATATGGGTATCATCAAAGGTTTGCTCGCAATAGGTTACAGCATCACGTTCTGGTTCAATAATAGGCATACCAATGCGTGATTTCATGTCATCAATAGTTATATCACCATACCAATCTCGTATTTCGTTATAAATGAAAGTTACAATTGCATCTATATTTTTATGGTAATTAACAGCTAATAGCTTTGCCGTATCTAAATTAGTATCTGTTGGTTTCTCATCCCAGCAAAACTGTATTCCTTCATAGAATATGGTATATTGCCTTAACTGTTCATCATAAATTACAGGATTAATCATCGTTTGTACCCTTTACATAGCTTTCCATCTTCGGTCTTAAATCTAGTACGACTTCCCAATCATCTAATGATGGAGCCTTATGATGTGCAATAAATTCTTCTATAATCTGTAATGCCTCTTGAGGGCCTAGCTCATTTTTACCGTATATTATCGCACCCTGATCACCATCATTAGTTACACTAAGCTCTATATGTAATAAATCGGTATCTTGATCACTACAAACTTGTACAAAGTTATACATTTTATTATCTATGGAAATTGCCTTTGCTGGAGAGATAACTACAAAATCCTGCTCTTGATTCTCAATAGCGTAGAGATTTTGCTCAACCTCATTCAATGTAATTCCTTCATACTTATAGTTACCTACATCAATTGACCAGTCTGTATAAGTCTTCTCAACTGCATCTGCCATATGTATCTCCTCAACTTTACAATATACATTAGAATAAGGTCTCTAATTGACTTGACATATCTGCTATAAACTCATCAAACTTACAAAGCTCTCGTAACTCTTGATGCTCTATATCATAACAACCGATTTTTTTAGACCTAGGATCCCATACAATTTGATAATCATTATACTCGCCTAGCTCTTTAGATAGTCGTAATAATTTACGACGTCCCACTTTAAATGGAACAGTATCAAGTAAAGGTAAAAACTCAACCGATATAAAATCAGAGTCTGGCAATTCAAAATAGAGTGTATCTCCCTCTAAAAACGTTACTAACCCCTTTGGTAATTTAAATGGTTTTAATTGATCCATTTTATTTTGTTTATCATGGTACTCAGCAGGCTCTAATGTTTTAAAATACCCCGCCATTTCCATATCGCCCTTTTCAATGGCAATGCTATAAGGACGCATACCATCCTTTTCCGCAATAGTCACATCTGCACCATGTTCTACCAAATATTTACACATCTGTAAATCAACATACCGCGCTGCTACGCACAATGGTGTCGGTTTAAAGGGATATACAGAATCAGGCTTGTTGTAATTAATATCTACACCATTATGAATAAAGAAATCTAGAACCTCATAATTTTCATCTGTAATAGCATTTCTAAAAGCTTTACCGCCATACTTATGTACTGTATGGCCTAAGTCATGAATCAGTTGTAGGTTCTCATATTTCTTGCCATATAAGGCAGCTTGAAAAGCATCTACCTCCACAGAGTTCAATGCGTGAATATTAGCACCATTATCCACAATATAATCTATTACCTTTTGATCAGCATACCGTACAGCTAATAAGAAGCTTGGATTTTCTTCATCATTTAGATCTGCTCCATGTTCAACTAACCATCGAACACTTGGTAAACAGTTCATTACTAATGCCAATTCTAGAGGGGAATACTCACTGTACTTACCCAATTGTATAGGTTTATGAATATCCCAACCATCTGCTAATGTATTTTCTAACGCTACAATATTTCCTTTTACGATATCTACTACTATTTCAGGTACAGATTCAAAGGTACCTAAATCCTTTAGTTCTATCATGTCTCTCTCCCATAAACTATATTTTAAAATGATTATCACTAATTACATTATATTACATTTATAAGTATGAGTGTATAGTAAAAGCCCTTCGTATAAGCGAAGGGCTATCTTACTATTTTTCTTGTACTTGTTTACCACTCATATGTTCAATAGTGATTTCAAACATCTGAGTTGCTCTACCATTACGAGCAATTTGTTCATCAGCTAATGCTTCATCAGGATAATATTTCATAGCAAATTCTTTTAATCGAGCTATAGATTTTGGACCGGCCTCTAATAAACGGCATCTCCCAAATACAACAGCACTT is part of the Veillonella nakazawae genome and harbors:
- a CDS encoding bacteriocin; the encoded protein is MADAVEKTYTDWSIDVGNYKYEGITLNEVEQNLYAIENQEQDFVVISPAKAISIDNKMYNFVQVCSDQDTDLLHIELSVTNDGDQGAIIYGKNELGPQEALQIIEEFIAHHKAPSLDDWEVVLDLRPKMESYVKGTNDD
- a CDS encoding ankyrin repeat domain-containing protein is translated as MIELKDLGTFESVPEIVVDIVKGNIVALENTLADGWDIHKPIQLGKYSEYSPLELALVMNCLPSVRWLVEHGADLNDEENPSFLLAVRYADQKVIDYIVDNGANIHALNSVEVDAFQAALYGKKYENLQLIHDLGHTVHKYGGKAFRNAITDENYEVLDFFIHNGVDINYNKPDSVYPFKPTPLCVAARYVDLQMCKYLVEHGADVTIAEKDGMRPYSIAIEKGDMEMAGYFKTLEPAEYHDKQNKMDQLKPFKLPKGLVTFLEGDTLYFELPDSDFISVEFLPLLDTVPFKVGRRKLLRLSKELGEYNDYQIVWDPRSKKIGCYDIEHQELRELCKFDEFIADMSSQLETLF